In one window of Bos taurus isolate L1 Dominette 01449 registration number 42190680 breed Hereford chromosome 4, ARS-UCD2.0, whole genome shotgun sequence DNA:
- the LOC107132437 gene encoding T cell receptor beta variable 5-6 isoform X2, whose translation MRPSTFGHVEALCFHGLVDSEVTQTPKYLIKSRKQQVTLRCSPESGHRYVSWYQQALGQGPQFLILYYDGKVRTKGNMPDRFSGEQFGDSRSQMNLSSLELTDSAVYLCAGRQDTVLHDKEPLGQKHSCPSSGSGCRASTASQ comes from the exons ATGAGGCCCTCGACCTTTGGCCACGTGGAGGCATTGTGTTTCCACG GCCTGGTGGATTCTGAAGTCACCCAGACCCCCAAATACCTGATCAAATCAAGAAAGCAGCAAGTGACTCTGAGATGTTCCCCTGAATCTGGACACCGCTATGTATCCTGGTACCAACAGGCCCTGGGCCAGGGCCCCCAGTTCCTCATTCTGTATTATGATGGGAAAGTGCGTACAAAAGGAAACATGCCTGATCGATTCTCAGGTGAACAGTTCGGTGACTCTCGCTCTCAGATGAACCTGAGCTCCTTGGAGCTGACAGACTCAGCCGTGTATCTCTGTGCCGGTAGGCAAGACACAGTGCTGCATGATAAGGAGCCTCTGGGACAAAAACACTCCTGCCCCAGCTCAGGAAGTGGTTGCCGGGCATCGACTGCCAGCCAGTGA
- the LOC107132437 gene encoding T cell receptor beta variable 5-1 isoform X1, translating into MLQSGNRRVSTLHHSPQEPCLQPAAVLGPDAAMGSRLLCCVTLCLLGAGLVDSEVTQTPKYLIKSRKQQVTLRCSPESGHRYVSWYQQALGQGPQFLILYYDGKVRTKGNMPDRFSGEQFGDSRSQMNLSSLELTDSAVYLCAGRQDTVLHDKEPLGQKHSCPSSGSGCRASTASQ; encoded by the exons ATGCTCCAATCAGGGAACAGGAGGGTCAGCACTTTACACCACTCACCCCAGGAGCCCTGCCTCCAGCCAGCAGCAGTCCTGGGTCCTGATGCTGCCatgggctccaggctcctctgctgtgTGACTCTCTGCCTCCTGGGAGCAG GCCTGGTGGATTCTGAAGTCACCCAGACCCCCAAATACCTGATCAAATCAAGAAAGCAGCAAGTGACTCTGAGATGTTCCCCTGAATCTGGACACCGCTATGTATCCTGGTACCAACAGGCCCTGGGCCAGGGCCCCCAGTTCCTCATTCTGTATTATGATGGGAAAGTGCGTACAAAAGGAAACATGCCTGATCGATTCTCAGGTGAACAGTTCGGTGACTCTCGCTCTCAGATGAACCTGAGCTCCTTGGAGCTGACAGACTCAGCCGTGTATCTCTGTGCCGGTAGGCAAGACACAGTGCTGCATGATAAGGAGCCTCTGGGACAAAAACACTCCTGCCCCAGCTCAGGAAGTGGTTGCCGGGCATCGACTGCCAGCCAGTGA